Part of the Halobellus ruber genome is shown below.
CCGCGCACCTCGTCGATGGTTTCGAGATCGGTGATCAGCCGCTCGACGGACTCCCGGTCGGGGAGGTGCGCGATCACCACGAAGTCGGTCTCGCCCATCGTGAAGTACGCCTGGGAGACCCCCTCGACGTCTACGATCTTCTCCTCGAAGTCGTGGTGGGAGCCGTGGTAGTCCGTCGAGAGTTGCACCAGCACCGTCACGCCGAGACCGACCGCCTCCAGGTCGATGTCGTAGAGGTCGTTCTCTAAGATCCCCGCCTCCCGGAGGTTGTTCAGCCGGTAGTGGATCGTCGACACCGGGATGTCCGTCTCCTCGTGGAGGCGCTCGGGGCTCCCGGTGCCGAGATCGGAGATAGCCTTCAGCAGTCGGACGTCGCGTTCGTCCATCGTTCGGTGGATACTGTTCCGACCCCGGATGATGTAAATTACGACGTCCGGGCCGCCGACGGGGCTAACACCCTCGCGTCCCTCCACGTACGTACGATGGACCGAACCGAGATCCGGCGGGCGTGGGACGCGGTCGCCGAAACGTACGCACGCAGTCGGGATCCCACCGGCTCCGACGCCGACCTGCTCCGGACGCTGCGCGGGGACCTCCCTCCCGACGCGACCGTCCTGGACGTGGGCTGTGGCGACGGCGCGCGGACGCTCGCGAACCTCCCCGCCGGCAGCATCGGCCTCGACGTCTCCCGACGAGGGCTGGAACTCGCCGCCGGGAACGTTCCCGACGCTCACCTCCTACAGGCCGAGATGCACGACGTCCCGCTCCGGGCCGACAGCGTCGACGCGGTCACGGCGTACCACGCGGTGTTTCACGTCCCGCGGGGCGAGCATCCGGCGGTCTACCGGGAGTTCACGCGGGTGTTGCGGCCGGGCGGGCGGCTCCTGCTGACGCTCCCGGGCGGGCGGTTCGAGACGGTGCGGGAGGGGTGGATGGGCGGCCGGATGTTCTTCTCGGCGCCCGGCCGGGAAACGACGCTCTCACAGCTGCGGGACGCCGGCTTCACCGATCTCCGGACGGAGACCGTGAACGATCCGCTGGGAAGCAGCGCCGAGTTCGTGTTCGCGACGGCGTCCGGCGGGTAGAGATGTCGGCCGCCGGCGGCATCGCCGTCGGTGCCGCCATCCGCCCGCAGCACCGCTAACGATCCCGCTACCCACCGTTCCCGGCATCGCTGTCGACGCCCATCGCTTGGAACAGTTTCCTCCGGACGGCCTCCTCGGTCAACTGCAGCAGCGTGTCGCGGTTGTCGTCGCTGGTCTCGATTCCGGTGAAGATCCCCAGCGGGATCTCCACGTCGCCCTGAGTGGAGTGCCCGCCGGTCTCGCCGATCTCCGAGAAGGCGTCCTCGAGGGTGTTCCCGATGTTCATCCGGATGTCCTTCGAGCGCGCCGACAGGAAGATCCGATCGTCGCAGATGCCGAACACCGCGGTCGTGGTGATGCCCTCGAGCTTCAGGAGGTGTTGGGCGGCCTGGCCGAGGGCGTCGCGGTCGCGGATGAACCCCGCGTTCGAGACGAGGTGGCTGCCCTGCACCTCGCGGTTCTGAATGGCCTCCGCCAGCACGTCCAGCGTCTCCGGCGACATCGACGGCGACTCCACCTGTTCGAGGGTATCGTGGTTGACGAACGGG
Proteins encoded:
- a CDS encoding Lrp/AsnC family transcriptional regulator; this translates as MDERDVRLLKAISDLGTGSPERLHEETDIPVSTIHYRLNNLREAGILENDLYDIDLEAVGLGVTVLVQLSTDYHGSHHDFEEKIVDVEGVSQAYFTMGETDFVVIAHLPDRESVERLITDLETIDEVRGTNSTFVVSTLRHSTRALENYDLETLLSELTSE
- a CDS encoding class I SAM-dependent methyltransferase — encoded protein: MDRTEIRRAWDAVAETYARSRDPTGSDADLLRTLRGDLPPDATVLDVGCGDGARTLANLPAGSIGLDVSRRGLELAAGNVPDAHLLQAEMHDVPLRADSVDAVTAYHAVFHVPRGEHPAVYREFTRVLRPGGRLLLTLPGGRFETVREGWMGGRMFFSAPGRETTLSQLRDAGFTDLRTETVNDPLGSSAEFVFATASGG